From Kwoniella europaea PYCC6329 chromosome 3, complete sequence, one genomic window encodes:
- a CDS encoding calcium/proton exchanger, which produces MPTQETTPLLGSNHAHDDSSHRIPFDPIKSSRYLLFGSWLNILIVFVPLSIIADLLHWSAAARFATSFLAIVPLAKLLGDSTEQLSMKLGQTLGGLLNATFGNAVELIVAIAALAQNELRLVQTSLLGSVLSNVLLVLGMSFFASGFFFHESTFQVTAAQASSSLLTLACITLILPAAYHASNTEGVESTLKLLLEDGAPDPPDASLRGLLILSRGTSIILLATYLGYLYFQLRTHAQLFEAEQAEDEEAEVASMDQWSAGVWLVIITVITAFCADILVGSIDETAEQWHIPKSIQIAAGMIPLLVIIAWPLHKNLTLFFANFETIVLFVSVMLVNLLLQDGRSNYMEGVMLMSLYLVIALSYLV; this is translated from the exons ATGCCGACTCAAGAGACTACCCCTCTACTGGGCTCGAATCACGCTCACGATGATTCCTCTCATCGTATCCCCTTCGACCCCATAAAGTCGTCAAGGTATCTTCTCTTCGGCTCATGgctcaacatcctcatcgtaTTCGTTCCCTTGTCAATCATTG CCGACCTTCTCCACTGGAGTGCTGCCGCTCGATTCGCTACTTCCTTCTTAGCCATCGTGCCGCTTGCAAAG CTCCTCGGTGACAGTACTGAACAACTCTCTATGAAGCTTGGTCAGACTCTGGGTGGTTTGCTTAACGCTAC TTTCGGTAATGCCGTCGAATTGATCGTTGCCATCGCGGCCCTTGCCCAAA ATGAACTCCGATTGGTGCAAACCTCCCTGCTCGGTAGTGTGTTGTCCAACGTACTCTTGGTTCTGGGCATGAGCTTCTTTGC CTCTGGTTTCTTCTTTCACGAGTCCACCTTCCAAGTGACTGCCGCCCAAGCAAGCTCTTCTCTCCTGACCTTGGCTTGTATCACGCTCATTCTACCTGCTGCAT ACCACGCTTCGAATACCGAGGGAGTGGAATCGACTCTCAAGCTTTTACTCGAAGACGGTGCTCCAGATCCTCCGGACGCATCGCTTCGAGGTCTTCTTATCTTGTCAAGAGGTACTTCCATCATTCTTCTCGCGACTTATCTCGGCTATCTCTATTTCCAGCTTCGTACGCACGCCCAGCTCTTCGAGGCCGAGCAagccgaagatgaagaggctgaagTTGCGTCCATGGATCAATGGAGCGCTGGTGTATGGctggtcatcatcaccgttaTAACCGCTTTCTGCGCCGATATATTGGTCGGAAGTATTGACGAAACTGCTGAGCAATGGCACATTCCcaaaag TATCCAAATCGCTGCTGGTATGATACCCTTGCTTGTGATCATAGCCTGGCCCCTTCACAAGAACTTGACACTATTCTTT GCGAACTTCGAGACCATTGTGTTGTTCGTCTCCGTCATGCTCGTAAACCTTTTACTGcaagatg GTCGATCCAACTATATGGAGGGTGTCATGT TGATGTCCCTATACCTGGTCATTGCCCTGAGCTACCTTGTATAA
- a CDS encoding ribosomal protein L13, whose amino-acid sequence MSATKGKTALALTRVWHHTNAQDRVLGNLASRIAWVLMGKHKPTYDPAVDAGDYVVVSNASNVHLTGKKGTDKVYYSHTGYMGGLKAVPITRMRERRPEEIIRRAVSGMLPKNTFRDRRLERLKIFAGPAPEVYVNNSLTTWRDQVGSNISQSGPAGGQTSQTSA is encoded by the exons ATGTCAGCGACGAAAGGAAAG ACCGCTCTCGCTCTTACTCGGGTCTGGCATCACACGAATGCTCAGGATAGGGTTCTTGGTAATCTTGCAAGCAGGATAGCGTGGGTGTTGATGGGGAAGCACAAGCCAACGTATGATCCAGCCG TCGACGCAGGAGATTATGTTGTCGTTTCGAACGCATCAAATGTCCATCTGACAGGGAAGAAGGGTACCGATAAAGTCTATTACTCACATACCGGGTACATGGGAGGATTAAAAGCTGTCCCAATAacgaggatgagagagaggagaCCAGAAGAG ATCATACGGCGAGCAGTATCAGGAATGTTACCGAAGAACACTTTTCGGGATCGACGTCTGGAACGTCTAAAGATTTTCGCGGGACCTGCACCAGAGGTCTACGTCAACAATTCCTTGACGACATGGAGGGATCAGGTAGGATCGAATATATCACAATCAGGACCAGCAGGAGGGCAAACTTCACAGACTAGCGCATAA